GGACGAACGGCACCGGCCTGGTCATCGCCGACGCCGTCCGCCTCACCCGCGTCTGAGCACATGCGGGCCGTGACCGGAACCCGCCGGTCACGGCCCGCCCCCGTCAGTGCCCGCCGCAGCAGGAGCCGGCCGACCCCACCGGCGTGACGCCCGGCCGGCTCCACTGGGCCGTCGGGCGGCCGTCCACTCGCCACGGATGGCCCTCCACCCGCGGCCAGCCCTCGGGCGAGTCCTCCCAGCCCTCCTGGCGGCCGTACACCGTCAGGTCGAGCGCGTGGTAGCTGGTCAGCAGCGCCTCCACACCCCGGCCGGTGGTCCAGTAGGTCTCGTAGACCTGGTCCCCGTCGCGCAGGTAGCACACGATCATCCCGAAGCCGCGCCCGTCCACCAGCGCCGGATCGGCGTCCTTCGCCGAGTACCACGGGAACCGGTAGCCCATGAACTCGGCGAACGGGGCGCTCTCGGCGTACGAGCCCTCGCAGAACACGGCGTAGGTGATGTCCCGGGCGTGCAGGTAGTCCCGCATGTCCAGGTGGCAGGTGGCGAAGGTGCAGCCCTCGCACTGGTTCTCCCACGGCTCGCCGTGGTGCCACATGTGGTAGTACGCGATCAGCATCCGCCGGCCCTCGAACACGTCCAGCAGCGGCGTCGGGCCGTTGGGGCCGTGCACGGTCGCGTCCGGCGGCACCGGGGTCATCGGCAGCCGCCGCCGGGCGGCCGCGATGGCGTCGCCTTCACGGGTGTGCGCCTTTTCCCGCGCCAGCAGCTCGTCGCGGGCGCGTGACCAGGTCTCGCGGTCGACCACCTGCGGCAGCGCGGCGCCGGTCAGGGTCTCAGCCGTCATCATCTTTCTCCTTCCGGACGAAGTCCTCGGAGACATGACCGGCGCGGAAGGCCGAACTCGTCGCCCGGCGGCGAAGATTTCTGGATCAGCCCGTCACTTGAGCACCGTCTCCATGTGCCGGCCGGCCTCGGCGGCGGCCTCGTCGGGCGACCGGCCGCCCTGGCGGGCGACCATGTAGGCGGCGTACCAGTCCGACCAGTGGTGCTCGGGTGCGCTCGCCTCGTACGCGCCGTGGTGCTCCTCGGTCTCCCGGAGCAGTTCGGCCAGGGTGTCGACGTCCATGGTGTGACCTCCTCGGTGGGGCGGCCGGTCAGCGCAGGCCGGAACCGCTCACCGACAATTGTCGCGTATCGGTCACGCTCCGGTCCGGCCAAGTGCCGCCCCGGCCCGCCCGGTCCGTCCTGTCGGAATGCGGACCGACTCAGCGCCGCGCCCACATTGCCTGTTTCGGGCAGCGGTCAGGACCGGCCGACCCGCGGCTGCCGCCGGTCGCTGAGCCGCAGGCCGACGCCGCGCACCGCGTCGATCGTGGTGCCCGTGCCCAGCTCGTGCAGCTTCCGGCGCAGCCGCTTGACCAGCGACTGCACGTCCGCGCGGCGCTCCCGGCCCTCCTCGTGCCACACCGCCTCGTGCAGCTCGGCGTAGCTCCAGACCCGCACCGGCTCGGTGGTCAGGCAGGTCAGCAGGTCGAGCTCCAGCCGGGTCAGCTCGACCTCACGGCCCTGGCAGCGGGCCTTCGACCGGACCGCGTCCAGCACCAGAGCGTCATCGGCACCGCTCGCCGACCCGGCCGCGACCGGCTGGTGCGGGCCCGGAATCAGCCGGCGCAGCTCGCCCAGGTCGGCCACCAGCAGCAGCG
The Catellatospora sp. IY07-71 DNA segment above includes these coding regions:
- a CDS encoding winged helix-turn-helix domain-containing protein; the encoded protein is MTEDDETTPDRLDPADELYTLLIAVAPSPAERIRLAERLDGIAPLLLVADLGELRRLIPGPHQPVAAGSASGADDALVLDAVRSKARCQGREVELTRLELDLLTCLTTEPVRVWSYAELHEAVWHEEGRERRADVQSLVKRLRRKLHELGTGTTIDAVRGVGLRLSDRRQPRVGRS
- a CDS encoding DUF899 family protein is translated as MTAETLTGAALPQVVDRETWSRARDELLAREKAHTREGDAIAAARRRLPMTPVPPDATVHGPNGPTPLLDVFEGRRMLIAYYHMWHHGEPWENQCEGCTFATCHLDMRDYLHARDITYAVFCEGSYAESAPFAEFMGYRFPWYSAKDADPALVDGRGFGMIVCYLRDGDQVYETYWTTGRGVEALLTSYHALDLTVYGRQEGWEDSPEGWPRVEGHPWRVDGRPTAQWSRPGVTPVGSAGSCCGGH
- a CDS encoding bleomycin resistance protein, with the protein product MDVDTLAELLRETEEHHGAYEASAPEHHWSDWYAAYMVARQGGRSPDEAAAEAGRHMETVLK